The following coding sequences are from one Helicoverpa zea isolate HzStark_Cry1AcR chromosome 4, ilHelZeax1.1, whole genome shotgun sequence window:
- the LOC124629497 gene encoding cytochrome c oxidase assembly protein COX20, mitochondrial, with protein MDTVVKGLLDEEEEEKKGLVIFGRDVSKIPCFRESFLYGISTGVGVGLAAFIKTSRPMLSQHIGFGTFSMTTMVYWCYCRYAWSKQRFDAQLLQDALKDKIMYEGTAVERELEQKGVLKSA; from the exons ATGGATACAGTAGTAAAGGGATTGCTTGATGAAGAAGAGGAAGAGAAGAAG GGATTAGTTATTTTTGGTAGGGACGTATCTAAAATACCATGCTTCAGAGAAAGTTTCTTGTATGGTATATCTACTGGAGTTGGCGTGGGTTTAGCTGCCTTCATAAAAACATCGCGACCTATGCTATCTCAGCACATAGGCTTCGGAACATTTTCAATGACTACCATGGTATACTGGTGTTACTGTAGGTATGCTTGGTCTAAGCAACGATTTGATGCACAGCTTCTACAAGACGcattaaaagataaaatcatGTATGAAGGCACAGCAGTAGAAAGAGAACTGGAACAAAAAGGTGTATTGAAATCTGcataa